AAGGTATTATCCTATAGAAGCAGTAGCCAAAGCATGCAGTTTGTTGAAAGAATATAATATTGAATTGGGAATACAGTTAATGATAGGGCTTCCAGAGTCAACATTTGAAAGTGATTTTCTATCAGCCAAAAAAGCTTTAGAAATGAAACCAGATGTGGCAAGAATATATCCTACTCTTGTTATAAAAGGAACAAAGATGGAAGAAATGTTTAAAGTCGGGGAATATAAAGCTTTAGACATAAATGAAGCTGTAAAAAGAACTAGAAAAATATATTCGCTTTTAGAAAGCAGTGGGGTAAATATTATAAGAGTTGGACTTCAACCAAGTGAGGATTTGCGAGAAGAAGGAGTAGTTTTAAGTGGACCATTTCATCCAGCTTTTAGAGAACTAGTAGAAACAGAGATTTATTATGACTTTTTTAATTCTATAGTTGGAAAAGAAAAAAGATTAGACATAAGAGCAAATGAAAAAGATATATCAAAATTAGTAGGAATAAAAAAGCAAATAAAGAAAGATTAAAAGAATATTTTAATATAAAAATAGATAATGGTATTGAAAAAGGTAAAGTTGTTATAAATGACAGAATGTATTCAAGGCTAGATATCCTTAGGAAGGAGATTAATGAATCAGATAGTAATTAATATAGATGAATTTCAATCTAGAGCAGCGATAATAGAAGATGGAAAAGTTGTAGAGATACTGATAGAAAGAGAAGAAGAAGGAAGAATAAATGGAAGCATATATAAGGGAAAAGTAGCCAATGTCCTTCCTGGAATGGAATCAGCTTTTGTAAATATTGGATTAGAAAAAAATGGATTTCTTTATGTGAATGATTTAAGAGAATTTGAAGAAAAATACTTAGATGGAATATTAAATAGTAGTAGACCAATTGAAGATATATTAAATGTAGGAGATGATGTAGTAGTACAGATACTTAATGAACCTCGTGGAACAAAGGGAGCCAGAGTTACTACACATTTTACAATACCAGGAAAATACTTGGTTCTTATGCCTAATAATGATCATATAGCTATTTCAAAAAAAATAAAAGATGAAAAGGAAAGAGAAAGATTAGAGAGTATATTTAAAGAAATAAAACCTGAAAATATGGGTGTAATAATAAGAACTGCAGCTTTTGGGAAAAGTGAATTTCATTTTGAAAGAGAAATAGAATATCTTGTAAAAAAGTGGGAAGATATAGAAAAAAAAATAAAAGGTGCTAAAATAGGTGAAGTACTTTATAAAGATAATGGAATTATCACAACAGTATTAAGAGATATTTTTTCCAATGATATAGATGAACTTATAGTAGATAATGAAGATGTATATTGGGAAGTTATAGATTATATCAATGCTTTCAGTGAGAAGACTCTTAAAACAAAAATAAAATTGTATAAAGATGGGAAAGAAAAAGATATCTTTGATTTATATGGAATAAATGAAGAGATAGACAAAGCACTTAATGAAGTAGTATGGCTAGAGTGTGGAGGATATCTTGTTATACAAAAGACAGAAGCTCTTATTAGTATTGATGTAAATACAGGAAAAAATACTGGAAGTTTGAATCTTGAAGAAACAGTTGTAAATACTAATATAGAAGCGGCCAAAGAAATACCTAGACAACTTAGGCTTAGAAATTTTGGTGGGATAATAATAATAGATTTCATTGATATGAGAGTAGAAGAAGATAAAATAAAAGTATTGGAAGCTTTAGAAAAGCATCTGCAAAAAGATAGAATAAAAAATAATATAGTGCACTTTACTGATCTTGGGCTTGTGGAAATGACAAGGAAGCGTTCAGGAAAACCTTTAGCATACTATTTTCAAGAGGTATGCCCATGCTGTAATGGAACAGGAAAAATCAAATCAAAAGATGCACTTATCCATGAACTTATGAAGGAAATTAAAATATGTTCTGAAGATAAAGATATCAGTACAATAAAAGTAAGATTATCAAAAAATCTTATAGAATCTTTTAAAGAAATATATTTTGAAATTATTAAAGAGTTCTTAAAAATGAAGAAAAAAGCTATAGAATTAGAAGTGGATACAAATAATAGTTGCCAATATGAAATAATTCTGGTTAAATAGAGGAGAGAACTATGAAAATAGGTGTTTATGCTGGAAGTTTTGATCCTATAACTAAGGGACACTATGATGTTATAAAAAAATCATTAAAAATAACAGATAAGCTCATTGTAGCTGTTATGAATAATAGTAATAAGAAAGGTTGGTTTTCTCTTGAAGAGAGAAAAAATATGATAAAGCTCTTAGTAGGAGAAGAGAATGATAGAATAGAGGTAAAAAGTTTTGATGGACTTTTGATAAATTTTATGAAAGAAAATGGAGCAGATATAATAATCAGAGGATTAAGAGCAGTTTCAGATTATGAATATGAATTAGGCTATGCTTTTGCTAATCATGATCTTTCTTATGGAGAAGTAGAAACTGTATTTATTCCAGCTGCAAGAGAATATATGTATTTAAGTTCAAGTTCTGTAAGAGAAGCAGCTATGGTGGGAGCTAGACTTGATATATTTGTAGATGATAAGATAGCTGAGATAGTAAAGGAAAAAGTAAAAACTATCAAAGGATAGGAGAAAAAGTGGCTAAAAATAAAAGTTTTTATGTTTGCAGTGAATGTGGATATAAATCATCTAAATGGCTGGGAAAGTGTCCTCAATGTAATGAATGGGGTACTTTTGAAGAAGAAATAGAGATAATATCAGCTGGAGCACCTGTAGTTTCTTCAGTAATTTCTGTAAAAGAAACTGCTGAAAAAGTGTATTCTTTTTCAGATATAAAAATGGAAGATATGTATAGATATAAAACAGGAATAGAAGAATTTGATAGAGTGCTTGGAGGAGGACTTTTACAAGGAGAAGTAGTACTTGTAACTGGTAATCCAGGAATAGGAAAGTCAACACTTTTACTTCAAGTTGCAGATAGATACACTTCATATGGAACAGTCATATATATTTCCGGAGAGGAATCTCCTTCTCAAGTAAAGAATAGAGGAGAAAGACTTAAAATAAGTGCTAAAGATTTATTTCTTATGGCTGAAACAGATGTTTCTAATATTTATGAGTACCTTATAGCCAAAAAACCTAAAGTAGTAATAGTAGATTCAATACAGACATTGTATAATTCATCAATAGATTCTATACCAGGAACACCTACACAAATAAGAGAATGTACTTTAAAAATAATAGAGCTTGCTAAAAAATACAATATATCATTTTTTATAGTTGGACATATAACTAAAGATGGAAAAGTAGCAGGGCCAAAAATGCTTGAACATATGGTAGATGCTGTTTTTAATTTTGAAGGAGAAGAAGGACTTTTTTACAGAATTTTAAGAAGTACTAAAAATAGATTTGGGTCAACTAATGAACTAGCTGTTTTCAGTATGGAAGAAGATGGAATGAAAGAAATAAAAAATTCTTCAGAGTACTTTTTAAGTGAAAGAGATGAAAAAAATGCTGGGAGTATGGTAGTTCCAGTTTTAGAAGGAACAAAAGTATTCCTTTTAGAAATACAGACACTTCTTACAGAATCAAATATAGGAATACCTAAAAGAATAGTTCAAGGATTTGATAGAAATAGAATACAAATACTTACTGCAATAGCAGAAAAGAAAATGCATATGAGTCTTGCTATGAAAGATATGTTTGTGAATATACCTGGAGGTCTAAGTATAGAAGATCCAGCAGCAGATCTTGCTGTTCTTATATCCCTTTTATCTGTTTATAGAGGAGTAGAAATAAGTCAGAAAATAGCAGCCATTGGGGAGTTAGGATTAAGAGGAGAAATCAGAAAAGTTTTTTTTATTGAAAAAAGGCTGAGAGAACTAGAAAAATTAGGATTCAAAGGAGTCTATATTCCAGAAGCTAATAGAAAAGAAATAGAAAAAAATAGTTATAAATATAAATTAAAATTAATATATTTAAAAAATTTAGAAGAACTTTTAGAAAGGATGAACAAGGATGGTCAATAAAAAACTTGAAGAAATGCTCTTGCAGATAACTCCTGGAACACCTCTGAGAGAAGGAGTGTACAATATAATTGATGCAGGTATAGGAGCATTAATAGTAGTTGGTATGGATGAAGCAGTGGAAAAGATGCTTGATGGTGGGTTTTATATAAACTGTGAATATACACCAGAAAGAATATTTGAATTAGCTAAAATGGACGGAGCTATAATAGTTGATGAAGAATGTAAAACAATTATATATGCAAATGTACATCTTCAAGTTGACAGAAAATATTCATCTGAAGAAAGTGGAACTAGGCACAGAACAGCTCAAAGAGCAGGTAAGCAAACTAGTAAATTAGTAATAGCTGTATCTGAAAGAAGAAAAACAATAAGTTTATATAAAGGTGAAATGAGATATAAACTTAAAGATATGTCTGAAATAATGAATGAAGCATCACAGGCTTTAAAAACTATGGAAAGATACAGATATGTTTTAGATAAGTCATTGGCAAATCTAACTATACTGGAACTTGATGACATAGTTACTATTTATGATGCTGCATTGGTTTTACAGAGATTTGAAATGATGATGAGAATAGAAGAAGAATTAAAAGGATATGTATTAGAGCTGGGAGTAGAAGGAAGACTAATAGAGCTTCAATTAGAAGATTTAGCTCAAGATATACATGAAGAGATGCTAGAATTTTTAAGTGACTACAAGAGTGAAGATGTTGAATATGAAAGTATTCTTGCACAACTTAGAGAATTTAATAATACTGAACTACTTGAGATTGAAAATTTTGCAAGTGTACTTGGGTATAAGAAAAGTTACAGCAGCTTAGATAATAAAATAAGCCCTAAAGGATATAGAATTCTTGGGAAAATAAGTAAACTTACAAAAAAGGATATTGAAAAACTTGTATCAAATTATGGAGAACTTTCTTCTATACAAGAAGCTCCTATTGAAGAATTATCAGATACAAAATTGAGTAAACTGAAGATAAAAGCTATAAAAAATGGTCTTAAAAGACTTAAATTTACAGTAGAATTAGAAAAATAAATTATTTGAGGATATCCTTATAGGTTATCCTCTTTTTTGATTAAAATATATTTATAGTAAGTAGTATTGCTAGCAGTATTTTTTATATCTACATATGTTAAAGTTTTTTCTGAATAAAGTTATACACTTGTAGTGAATTTATTTTTCTTTGTAAAAATAAAAAAATTTTATTATTTTAGCATTGAGGAAAAATAAAAATAAAGAGAGTATTAAATAAAAATTAAAAAATAAATTTTATTTTTTCAAAAAAATACTTGTATTTTTTTAAAAAAAGGAGTATTATAAGAAAAATAAAAATCGAGAAAAGGAGTTCAGATATGTATTCATCAGCTAATGTAATAATAATAAGCATATATATAATATTGGTTATAATAGTTATTATAAGCAATAAATTTTTATATGCAAAAGATTATGTTAGGAAAAATGGACTGAACTTAAAATATTTAGGATAATGAAAATCTGACTAAGTATAATTAGAGTGTATGTTTAACAGCCTAACAGGGCTGTTTTTTTTTATAAAATTTTAAAAAATGAAAGGGGAAATAAAATGAAAAAGTATGTAGTAGATCGGATAAAAAGATCAGAGGGAGGGAGAATGGCAGAATTATATTTAAAGTGAAAATTTGATAAAGATAAATAGGGAGATATAAAATGAAATTATTAAATAAATTAAGCGATTTTTTAGGAAAGTATTTTATTGTTCTAGTTTTACTTATGGTAGTAGCAGCTATGGTATTGCCACAGGCATTTATTACTTTGGGAAAAACAAGAGTTTTTGGGCAGTCTTTAGTAACAGTAGGACTGGGATCTATTATGTTTGTTATGGGACTTACTCTTAATGAGAAAGACTTTAAAGTAATTGTAACAAGACCTAAAGATGTATTTATAGGGTGTCTTGCTCAATTTACTGTAATGCCATTAATGGCTTACTTTTTGGCAAAAACATTAAGACTTCCACCAGAATTGGCAGTTGGGCTGGTTTTATTAGGAACTTGTCCAGGAGGAACTGCAAGCAATGTTATGACTTATCTGGCGAAAGGAGATGTAGCTCTTTCAATTGGAATGACTACTGTATCAACATTAGCAGCCCCTCTTTTAACACCAGCTCTTACATATTTTTTAGCAGGTCAGTGGGTAGAAATCAATATGTATGCTATGCTTCTTGATATCGTAAAAGTTGTTATTGTTCCTATCTTTTTAGGTATGGCAGTTCATAAAGCATTTGGAGAAAAAGTGCATAAAGTATCTAAAGTACTAGTAATTATTCCAATTGTATGTATTTTGATGATTATGGGATTATGTGTAGCACCTAATAAAATGAATCTTATTAATTCTGGAGCTGTTCTTATTATGGCTGTATGCCTTCATAATTGGTTTGGATTTATTTTAGGATATGCTATTGGAATATTTACTAAAATGGATAATTCTAAGAAAAAAGCACTTTCTATTGAAGTTGGCTTACAAAATTCTGGATTAGCAGTAGGATTAGCAGCACAATTTGTAAATCCTCTATGTGCATTACCGGCAGCAGTGGCTACTGTAGTACATCAGGTTTCAGGTTCTTTGTTAGCTAATGTATTTTCAGGAAATTTATCATTCAATTTTTTCAGAAGAAGAGTCAAATCAGCAGCTAATATCAGCATGATGAACAAATAAGAGAAGGAGATAAGAAAAATGTCAAATAGAAATGTATTTTTACCAAATTATACTATTGGAGATTCAGCATATAATGAAGTTATAAAAGTTTGTTCTAACTATGGAAAAAAAGTTGTATTCATTGGAGGAAAAACAGCTTTGGAAAAAGCAAGCCATTTAGTGAAAAATTTAATGGCAGGAAGTGATTTAGAAGTAATAGATACTTTGTGGTATGGAGGAGAAGCAGCTTATGCTAACGTGGAAAAATTAAAAGAAGAGAGTACAGTCCATGAGGCAGATATGGTATTTGCTTTTGGTGGAGGAAAAGCTATAGATACTTGTAAAGTGCTTACAGGTGATTTGAATAAACCTCTGTTTGTATTCCCAACTATTTCATCTACTTGTGCAGCTGTAACATCAGTATGTGCTATTTACAATGTAGATGGAGTATTTGAAGGATTGTATTGGAGGAAGACACCTGCTGAACATACCTTTATTAATACAAAAATTATAGCTGAAGCACCAGATAAATATTTATGGGCTGGAATTGGAGATACTCTGGCAAAAGGATATGAACCTGAATTTTCATCGAGAGGAAGAAAATTGGATCACCCTAATGCTTTAGGAGTTACATTATCTAAGCTTTGTCAGGAGCCTTTAGTAGAATATGGATCAAAAGCTTTAGTGGATTGCAAAGAAAATAAAGTATCTGATGATCTTGAAGAAACTGTTCTGTCTATTATTGTAAATACAGGACTTGTATCTAATCATGTTATCAATGATTATAACAGCTGTGTAGCTCATGCAATGTGTTATGGATTTTCTACTATGCCAAAAGTAGAACATAATCATCTTCATGGAGAGATTGTATCATATGGAGTATTAGTACAGTTAATGTTGGATAATAATACTAAAGAAATAGATAAGCTTCTTCCATTTTATAGAGAGATAGGTCTTCCTACATCTTATAAAGATTTTGGAGTAACAAGAGAAGAGATGGAAGGAGTATTGCAAAAAGCTTCTGAAGTAAATGATGTCAAAGTAGCAGCTATGAATATTACAAAAGATAAACTTGCAGAGGCAGTAGATAGACTGGAAAAATATGTGAGAGGATAAAAAAGTTGAATCAAAAAAGTCAGATTAAATTTTAGAATTTTAGGAATTAGAGAGATTTGTGTAATTGATATTGTAATTAAAACATGAAAAATAGTATGTCTGAGAGAAATCAGTTTCCAGTAATTAAGCAGTTAAGATTTTAACTGCTGTAATTACTGGGATACAAAAGTGAAACAATAAAAATAATAACAACTCTTTTTAATAAAAAATTTTTAAAAATTATATTCTTTTTTGTAATTTAAGTTCTTTTTTTATAAAGCATATTGAGTACTGTATAGATTGAAATAAAAACCATTTTTATTCATCAATTCATCATGTGTTCCCTGTTCAGCTATTTTTCCATCTTTTAATACAAGGATAAGGTCAGCATTTTTGATAGTAGAGAGCCTATGAGCTATTATGAAACTTGTTCTGCCTTTGATAAGATTAGCAATGGCTTTTTGCAGTCTTATTTCTGTTCTTGTATCAACCCCACTTGTAGCTTCATCAAGAATTAGAAACTTAGGATCAGAAGCAATAATTCTCGCTATTGTAATAAGCTGTTTTTGCCCTTGAGAAAGTATCATATTATCTTCACTTATTATAGTATCATATCCATCAGGAAATTTCATTATGAAGTCATGGGCACAGGCAAGTTTTGCACTTTCTACAACTTTATCAAATGAAATATTATTATTTCCATAGCTTATATTATCTTTTATAGTACCTGTGAACAACCAGCTATCTTGAAGAACCATACCAAATAGTTTTCTTATTTCGCTTTTTTTATATTCCTCTATATTTATTCCGTCTAACAGTATTTCTCCAGATGTTACATCATAGAATCTCATTAAGAGGTTTACAATAGTAGTTTTTCCTCCTCCAGTTGGACCAACTATAGCAACAACTTCTCCATTTCCAGTCTTAAATGAAAGATTTTTAAGTACAGGAGTTTCTTCATTATATGCAAAATCTACATTTTTAAATTCTATATTTCCTTTTAAAACATTGAAATCAATATTTTTCTTACCAGTATCCAAATCTTCATTTTGGTCCATGAATTGAAAAAATCTTTCAGCACTGACTAAAACAGTCTGAATAATGCTATATGCTTCTGATATACTTGCTATAGGTCTGTTAAAAAGTTTAGAGTAAATAACAAAGCTTGAAAGTCCTCCAAGAGTTATTTTACCTTGAAGCATAAATATGGCACCAATCAAAATAATAAGTGAATATCCTGTATTTCCTATAAAATTGAGGGTAGGAAAATTAAATCCAGCAAGAAAAATTGATTTTATTGCATTTTCTTTATAAGAAGAATTAAGATTTCTAAAAGTTTCTATGGCTCTTTCTTCATATGAGAAAGATTTTACTTCAGCTTGCCCTGTAAGTATTTCATCAATATATCCACTAAGTTTTCCAAGATATCTTTGCTGAACTCTTCTTTTTTCACGACTTTTTTCTGTTATTTTTTTAAAAATACTCCAGTAAAAGAAACTAGAAAGAGTTGTATCAAAGTAAGAGAGGGACTAATATACAACATTATTCCCAAAGCAGTGAATATAGTGAGTATATTCACTATTACCCTTGTTCCTATTTGAGAAAGAGAACCACTTATATTATCAATATCATTTATCATTATACTGATAATATTTCCTTGTGAAATACCATCAAAATATTTTAGTGGGAATTTATGTATTTTTTCTATTCCATCTTTTCTCATTTTATTTACAATATCTTGTGATATTATATTCATTTTTATATTTTGTATTAAAGTAAGGATTGCACCAGTTATATATGAAAAAAGTAGAAGTATAGATAGTTTTCCGAGTTGAATAAAATCACTTTTATTCATTTGAAAATGTATTTGATTTATTCCTTTTCCTACAAGATAAGGACCTGCTAAAGTTAGAAGATTTCCTATTATTGCTAGAAAAATTAGAAAAATGAATTCTAATTTGTATTTTTTTAAATAAGGGAGTAATTTTTTAAATAGATTATACTTCACAATAATTCCCTCCAGGTATACATATTTCTTGCGACTCACATATCTCTCTATAAATTTCACAATTTTCAGCTAAAGCAGCATGAGAATCAAATCCTACTACTTTTCCATTATCCATTACTATTATTCTATCCATTTTCATAAGAGAAGCAACTCTTTGAGAAATAGTTAAAATAGTAGTATTTTTCAGATAGTTTTTAAGTTCATTTTTCAGATTATATTCTGTAATGAAATCTAAAGCACTGAAACTGTCATCAAATATCAATATTTCAGGTTCTTTGATAAGAGTTCTAGCTATAGAAAGTCTTTGTTTTTGTCCACCAGAAAAATTAGTACCACCTTTAGTTACTTCAGTCTTATATTGATTAGGAAGTTTTTCAACAAAATCCTTTCCTTGAACTATAGATACAACATTTTTGACATCTTCATCAGAAGCGTTTTCTTTTCCCCATTTAATATTTTGTTCTATACTTTGGGAGAAAAGGAATGATTTTTGCATTACTATTCCAATTTTATTTCTTAATTCTTTTTCTTTGTATTTATTGACATTTACCCCATCTATAAGAATTTCCCCTTTAGTTACTTCATAAAATTTAGGAATGAGAGCTATAAGAGAAGTTTTTCCAGAACCTATACCTCCAATTATTCCAATATTTTCACCTCTTTTTATTTTTAAATTTATATTTTCAAGAATGTAATTGTCAGTATTATCATAAGAGAATGAAACATTTTTAAATTCAATAACTGTATCTGTGAATATTTTTTCAAATTCTTCTTCAGAAAGATTATCTATATTTTCAAAAAGAACTTCTTTTACCCTTCTATAAGATATAGCAGTTCGGCTATATAAAGTGAAAAGAAATGAAAGAGCATTCATGGAGAAGAGAAGCATATTAAGATAATTTATAAAAGCTACAACTTCTCCTAAATGCATTTTTCCATAATTTACTCTGATACCTCCGAACCATAGAACAGCAACAACTCCAATATTCATTATAAGAGTAATAAATGGAAGTTTACTTGCCATAAGATTATCAGCTTCAATTGTTTTTAATTTAAGATCATCATTTTTTTCTTTAAATCTTTCAGCTTCGATTTTTTCTTTTGAAAGAGCTCGAATAACTCTAATACCTGTAAGGTTTTCTCGCATCACAAGAGTAAGATTATCAAGTTTTTTTTGTACTTCAGCATATATACCAAAAGATTTTTTCATATAGTACATAGTAGTACCAACAATGGTAGGGACTATGAAAATAAAAAGTATAGCAAGGACAGGATTGATGGTTACAGCCATAATTACAGCTCCTATACCTGTTACAAGTCCTCTTAATACCATTCTTATACACATAAGAAACATATTCATGATTTGATCTACATCTTTAGTCATTCTTGTGATAAGAGATGCCTGAGTAAACTTATTAAGATGAACAAAGTTAAAGCTTTGTATTTTAGTGAATACTTTATCTCTAAGAGAAGCACCAAAATTTTGAGTTGAATGAACAGAAAAATAATTGCAAAAGATAGAACATATATATCCTATTAATGCAATTCCAACCATAGTTCCACCCATTTTAGTAATATATGTTAAATCTTTGTTGGAAACACCTATATCTATTATTTTAGCCATTATCAGAGGAAGAGACAGGTCACAAAATGCTTCTCCCATTTTGAAGAGTGCAGCTAATATAGCTTTAGGTATGAAAGGTTTAAAAAATTTGAACATCATTCCTCCTACATATTTATGTATATTTTCCATCTATAATTTTACCATAAAAAATGAAAGAAAAAAATACTTTTATAATCAAAATTTTTGTGTATAAAAAAAGGAACTAAGTTTCCTTAGTTCCGATTAAATTCAATACCAAATCAATTATTTAGTTTTGATGTTAGCTGCTTGAGGTCCTTTTTGACCTTCAATTACATCATAAGTAACTTCTTCATTTTCATTTAAAGTTTTGAATCCATCTTTTTGGATTTGAGAGAAGTGAGCGAATATATCTTTTCCATCCTCACCAGTAATAAATCCGAATCCTTTTTCTTGGTTAAACCATTTAACTGTACCTTTCATTTGTTTCCTCCATAAATATAAATTTTTTTAATGATATAACTTGTGATATTTTGGCAATAGTTATGACAAACTACCAGGTATAAACTTAATACTTAGGAAGATACTTCTTGAAAGACCTTTAAATATTAAAACCTCAAAACTCATAAATCTTTTATCACTACAAGAAATATTATACACTATTTTTTATTAAATGTATAGCTTTATTTTTAAAATTGACATATAAGAGTTGAAATAGTATAATATACAAGATTAAATAAAGAGAGAGCAGGTGGGCGGCTGATAACCCATCTGCTTTTATTTTTTTAGGAGGAAAATAATGCTTGATAAATTGAAACTAGATAAAAGATTTATAAAAACATTGTTGGTATTGGCAGTTCCAATAATATTACAAAGTCTTGTAACTGCTTCATTAAACCTTTTAGATAATTTAATGATAGGAAGCTTAGGAGAAAATGAAATTGCTGCTGTGGGAATATCAAATCAATTTTATATGGTTTATTATTATTCTATAATGGGAATAACATTAGGA
Above is a window of Fusobacterium varium DNA encoding:
- the hemZ_1 gene encoding Oxygen-independent coproporphyrinogen-III oxidase 2; translation: MKHYNIPIFISHFGCPNACVFCNQKKINGRETDVTMEDLKETIETYLETLPKNSKKEVAFFGGTFTGISFDLQRQYLETVHKYIKEGLIDGIRLSTRPDCINREIVEQLKKYGVTSVELGVQSLDEKVLKATARYYPIEAVAKACSLLKEYNIELGIQLMIGLPESTFESDFLSAKKALEMKPDVARIYPTLVIKGTKMEEMFKVGEYKALDINEAVKRTRKIYSLLESSGVNIIRVGLQPSEDLREEGVVLSGPFHPAFRELVETEIYYDFFNSIVGKEKRLDIRANEKDISKLVGIKKQIKKD
- the rng gene encoding Ribonuclease G, coding for MNQIVINIDEFQSRAAIIEDGKVVEILIEREEEGRINGSIYKGKVANVLPGMESAFVNIGLEKNGFLYVNDLREFEEKYLDGILNSSRPIEDILNVGDDVVVQILNEPRGTKGARVTTHFTIPGKYLVLMPNNDHIAISKKIKDEKERERLESIFKEIKPENMGVIIRTAAFGKSEFHFEREIEYLVKKWEDIEKKIKGAKIGEVLYKDNGIITTVLRDIFSNDIDELIVDNEDVYWEVIDYINAFSEKTLKTKIKLYKDGKEKDIFDLYGINEEIDKALNEVVWLECGGYLVIQKTEALISIDVNTGKNTGSLNLEETVVNTNIEAAKEIPRQLRLRNFGGIIIIDFIDMRVEEDKIKVLEALEKHLQKDRIKNNIVHFTDLGLVEMTRKRSGKPLAYYFQEVCPCCNGTGKIKSKDALIHELMKEIKICSEDKDISTIKVRLSKNLIESFKEIYFEIIKEFLKMKKKAIELEVDTNNSCQYEIILVK
- the coaD gene encoding Phosphopantetheine adenylyltransferase — its product is MKIGVYAGSFDPITKGHYDVIKKSLKITDKLIVAVMNNSNKKGWFSLEERKNMIKLLVGEENDRIEVKSFDGLLINFMKENGADIIIRGLRAVSDYEYELGYAFANHDLSYGEVETVFIPAAREYMYLSSSSVREAAMVGARLDIFVDDKIAEIVKEKVKTIKG
- the lon gene encoding Lon protease — encoded protein: MAKNKSFYVCSECGYKSSKWLGKCPQCNEWGTFEEEIEIISAGAPVVSSVISVKETAEKVYSFSDIKMEDMYRYKTGIEEFDRVLGGGLLQGEVVLVTGNPGIGKSTLLLQVADRYTSYGTVIYISGEESPSQVKNRGERLKISAKDLFLMAETDVSNIYEYLIAKKPKVVIVDSIQTLYNSSIDSIPGTPTQIRECTLKIIELAKKYNISFFIVGHITKDGKVAGPKMLEHMVDAVFNFEGEEGLFYRILRSTKNRFGSTNELAVFSMEEDGMKEIKNSSEYFLSERDEKNAGSMVVPVLEGTKVFLLEIQTLLTESNIGIPKRIVQGFDRNRIQILTAIAEKKMHMSLAMKDMFVNIPGGLSIEDPAADLAVLISLLSVYRGVEISQKIAAIGELGLRGEIRKVFFIEKRLRELEKLGFKGVYIPEANRKEIEKNSYKYKLKLIYLKNLEELLERMNKDGQ
- the disA gene encoding DNA integrity scanning protein DisA — protein: MVNKKLEEMLLQITPGTPLREGVYNIIDAGIGALIVVGMDEAVEKMLDGGFYINCEYTPERIFELAKMDGAIIVDEECKTIIYANVHLQVDRKYSSEESGTRHRTAQRAGKQTSKLVIAVSERRKTISLYKGEMRYKLKDMSEIMNEASQALKTMERYRYVLDKSLANLTILELDDIVTIYDAALVLQRFEMMMRIEEELKGYVLELGVEGRLIELQLEDLAQDIHEEMLEFLSDYKSEDVEYESILAQLREFNNTELLEIENFASVLGYKKSYSSLDNKISPKGYRILGKISKLTKKDIEKLVSNYGELSSIQEAPIEELSDTKLSKLKIKAIKNGLKRLKFTVELEK
- a CDS encoding bile acid transporter, translated to MKLLNKLSDFLGKYFIVLVLLMVVAAMVLPQAFITLGKTRVFGQSLVTVGLGSIMFVMGLTLNEKDFKVIVTRPKDVFIGCLAQFTVMPLMAYFLAKTLRLPPELAVGLVLLGTCPGGTASNVMTYLAKGDVALSIGMTTVSTLAAPLLTPALTYFLAGQWVEINMYAMLLDIVKVVIVPIFLGMAVHKAFGEKVHKVSKVLVIIPIVCILMIMGLCVAPNKMNLINSGAVLIMAVCLHNWFGFILGYAIGIFTKMDNSKKKALSIEVGLQNSGLAVGLAAQFVNPLCALPAAVATVVHQVSGSLLANVFSGNLSFNFFRRRVKSAANISMMNK
- the gldA_1 gene encoding Glycerol dehydrogenase, encoding MSNRNVFLPNYTIGDSAYNEVIKVCSNYGKKVVFIGGKTALEKASHLVKNLMAGSDLEVIDTLWYGGEAAYANVEKLKEESTVHEADMVFAFGGGKAIDTCKVLTGDLNKPLFVFPTISSTCAAVTSVCAIYNVDGVFEGLYWRKTPAEHTFINTKIIAEAPDKYLWAGIGDTLAKGYEPEFSSRGRKLDHPNALGVTLSKLCQEPLVEYGSKALVDCKENKVSDDLEETVLSIIVNTGLVSNHVINDYNSCVAHAMCYGFSTMPKVEHNHLHGEIVSYGVLVQLMLDNNTKEIDKLLPFYREIGLPTSYKDFGVTREEMEGVLQKASEVNDVKVAAMNITKDKLAEAVDRLEKYVRG
- a CDS encoding Putative multidrug export ATP-binding/permease protein SAV1866, which encodes MLQGKITLGGLSSFVIYSKLFNRPIASISEAYSIIQTVLVSAERFFQFMDQNEDLDTGKKNIDFNVLKGNIEFKNVDFAYNEETPVLKNLSFKTGNGEVVAIVGPTGGGKTTIVNLLMRFYDVTSGEILLDGINIEEYKKSEIRKLFGMVLQDSWLFTGTIKDNISYGNNNISFDKVVESAKLACAHDFIMKFPDGYDTIISEDNMILSQGQKQLITIARIIASDPKFLILDEATSGVDTRTEIRLQKAIANLIKGRTSFIIAHRLSTIKNADLILVLKDGKIAEQGTHDELMNKNGFYFNLYSTQYAL
- a CDS encoding putative multidrug transporter membrane\ATP-binding components; this translates as MKYNLFKKLLPYLKKYKLEFIFLIFLAIIGNLLTLAGPYLVGKGINQIHFQMNKSDFIQLGKLSILLLFSYITGAILTLIQNIKMNIISQDIVNKMRKDGIEKIHKFPLKYFDGISQGNIISIMINDIDNISGSLSQIGTRVIVNILTIFTALGIMLYISPSLTLIQLFLVSFTGVFLKK